Proteins encoded within one genomic window of Humulus lupulus chromosome 1, drHumLupu1.1, whole genome shotgun sequence:
- the LOC133822845 gene encoding uncharacterized mitochondrial protein AtMg00810-like, with protein MDFEETFAPFAKMTTIHTLIVVATFRQWNISHMDFKNAFLNGDLHEQFDMVPPSDVPHNNGEVCKLKKALYGRILLFLYIDDVIITGDDFDGIALLKSQLASQFEMKDLGPLRYLCGTIFQRFLFTSTSSLELCAYSEADHGRDPIDRESVTGFCIFLGDSFIYWKSKKQTVVSQSSTKA; from the exons ATGGATTTTGAGGAAACTTTTGCTCCTTTTGCAAAAATGACTACTATTCATACTCTTATTGTAGTAGCAACTTTTCGTCAATGGAATATATCTCATATGGATTTTAagaatgctttcttgaatggTGATTTACATGAACAATTCGATATGGTTCCTCCTTCAGATGTCCCTCACAATAATGGAGAAGTTTGTAAGCTTAAAAAAGCTCTTTATG GCCGTATTCTCCTTTTCTTATATATTGATGATGTGATCATCACTGGTGATGATTTCGATGGAATTGCATTGTTAAAGTCTCAATTAGCTTCTCAGtttgagatgaaggatttgggtccTCTTCG GTATCTTTGTGGTACTATCTTTCAACGCTTTTTGTTTACCTCCACTTCTTCCTTGGAGCTGTGTGCATACTCTGAAGCTGATCATGGTCGTGATCCCATAGATCGAGAGTCTGTTACTGGTTTCTGCATCTTTTTGGGTGATTCTTTTATCTATTGGAAAAGTAAGAAACAAACAGTTGTCTCCCAATCTTCCACTAAAGCATAG